One Cardiocondyla obscurior isolate alpha-2009 linkage group LG11, Cobs3.1, whole genome shotgun sequence DNA segment encodes these proteins:
- the LOC139106674 gene encoding uncharacterized protein, whose protein sequence is MQKLKLPRFLDSTPIFGIGGTINTHARGRVIFKIESGTKTPFSLQITALILSRLTASGISLENVHSEWQHLLSGLELANPDFRASLNIELILGAEVYAIILEEGICKGNINAPVAINTALGWVLSGTAGGESTGKGVTVHNCSTEIDLSELVKQFWQQEEVKTSLPALTAEEIKCEKHFVETHRRDETGRYIIRLPFLSKDAVPNFQNSRLIAIKMLQALEKRLSKQPQIHKLYNDFMTEYQQLEHMTKVISPAPSDEMCCYLPHHCVIKSAEEKIKIRVVFNGSAQMAQNISLNQVLLTVDDVDKNMQRIVWRNDPAENINDFQLNTLTYGLACAPFVALRVLQQLAEDEKEKFPIGASVLRSETYMDDILTGASSVPEIRALIKDLVAICMAGGFPLKKWAASSKLIKDIIPKTEHQNQSVVWQSVEGHPILGMQWNPRTDMFAFHIHLIAEKIYTKRKVLSDVAQLFDPLGWLAPVIIRAKIFIQTLWLKNLDWNEPLLKEEQDFWLKFQAELPELQKIALPRWINILASNCSIEIHGFSDASERAIAAVVYLRVTWTSPDEYNDFHFSKISLLQSKTKVAPLKTVSLPRLELNAAALLVRLVNKIKLAASFKINRVYLWYDSTVTLAWIRGHSSRWSTYVANRVTEIQETLPDAQWKHVSGNENPANCASRGISLSELAGHPLWWTGPVWLSPYDELDAKLFHHEIPRTHEEKRPAREIKAIKNKQTLRQSALFKLNPFFDKDGILRVEGRLQHSPINYNQKHPIILSKESHFAKLIIDKCHRMTLHGGVQLTLATIRQRYWILSGRQIIKSFIHKCARCIRWKGTACFPLMGNLPHARTSPLPPFFNTGLDYAGPIMMRTSKGRGQKAYKGFIAIFVCFSTRAVHIEAVSDYTTEAFLAAFRRFTSRRGLCAHLYSDRGTNFVEADAQLRNFIKQITHNSLIKNSLTNKEVYWHFNLPSEPHFGGLWEAAVKSAKFHIHRVIGEATLTYEELATFLTQVEACLNSRPLLPVSDDPEDFEALTPGHFLIGQPLNAVPEPSLQEIPENRLKRWQLTQKMRDHFWQRWSNEYIPTLNIRNKWPVATKNLKINTLCLIRGESTAPSKWPLGRIIAIHPGADGQVRVVTVKTATSTYTRPVVKIIPLFAEDEINHVSGATET, encoded by the exons atgcaaaaattaaagcttCCGCGGTTTTTAGATTCCACGCCTATTTTCGGAATTGGTGGAACAATAAATACACATGCTCGTGGTCgggtaatatttaaaatagaatccGGAACAAAAACTCCGTTTTCACTACAAATCACAGCATTAATTTTGTCTCGACTTACCGCCTCAGgaattagtttagaaaatgtgCATAGCGAATGGCAGCATTTATTAAGCGGATTAGAGCTAGCAAACCCAGATTTTCGAGCctctttaaatattgaattgatCTTAGGTGCGGAAGTATATGCTATTATACTAGAAGAAGGAATTTGTAAGGGAAATATAAACGCTCCGGTTGCAATAAATACCGCGCTAGGATGGGTGCTTTCCGGAACGGCGGGCGGTGAATCGACAGGCAAAGGCGTAACCGTACATAATTGCAGCACGGAAATAGATTTGTCCGAATTAGTTAAGCAATTTTGGCAGCAGGAGGAAGTAAAAACGTCTCTTCCGGCTTTAACTgcagaagaaattaaatgtgaaaaacACTTTGTAGAGACTCATCGCCGTGATGAGACAGGACGCTATATAATTCGGTTACCTTTTTTGAGCAAGGACGCAgttccaaattttcaaaactcCCGTTTAATAGCTATTAAAATGCTTCAAGCCTTGGAAAAACGATTAAGCAAACAACCGCagattcataaattatataatgacTTCATGACAGAATATCAACAGCTCGAGCATATGACTAAAGTAATTTCACCCGCGCCGTCGGACGAAATGTGCTGCTATTTGCCACATCATTGCGTAATCAAGTCAGCagaggaaaaaattaagatacgCGTAGTTTTTAACGGATCAGCCCAAATGGCTcaaaatataagtttaaatCAAGTCTTGCTAACGG TTGACGacgttgataaaaatatgcaacGTATTGTCTGGCGCAATGACCCTGCTGAGAATATAAACGATTTTCAGTTAAACACTTTAACTTATGGGCTTGCTTGCGCACCATTTGTAGCTCTGCGAGTATTGCAACAACTCGCGGAggatgaaaaggaaaaatttccTATAGGCGCTTCCGTGTTGCGGTCGGAAACTTACATGGACGATATCCTTACCGGAGCAAGCTCCGTACCCGAAATACGCGCTTTGATAAAAGATTTAGTTGCGATTTGCATGGCAGGCGGTTTTCCCTTAAAAAAGTGGGCTGCGAgctcaaaattaataaaggaCATAATTCCCAAAACAGAGCATCAAAATCAGTCTGTCGTTTGGCAATCCGTTGAGGGACATCCAATTTTAGGAATGCAATGGAATCCTAGAACGGATATGTTTGCATTTCACATCCATTTAATTGcagaaaaaatatacacgAAAAGGAAAGTCCTATCAGATGTTGCACAACTGTTTGATCCGCTTGGGTGGCTAGCACCAGTTATCAttcgcgcaaaaatttttattcaaacatTATGGTTAAAGAATTTAGATTGGAATGAACCCCTGTTGAAAGAAGAGCAAGATTTTTGGTTAAAATTTCAAGCGGAACTGCCTGAATTACAGAAAATTGCCTTGCCTCGCTGGATAAATATTCTTGCCTCAAATTGTAGTATAGAAATCCACGGATTTTCAGATGCATCCGAGAGAGCCATTGCTGCGGTTGTCTATTTACGAGTAACATGGACTAGTCCGGACGAATATAatgattttcatttttccaaaatttcgCTTTTGCAATCAAAAACTAAAGTTGCTCCTTTAAAAACTGTTTCCTTACCGCGATTAGAATTAAATGCCGCCGCTCTATTAGTACGtctagtaaataaaataaaacttgctGCGAGTTTCAAGATTAATAGAGTTTATTTATGGTACGATTCTACGGTTACTTTAGCTTGGATACGAGGACATTCTTCGCGCTGGTCAACATATGTAGCTAATAGAGTAACTGAGATACAAGAAACATTGCCTGATGCTCAATGGAAACACGTGTCCGGTAACGAAAACCCAGCCAATTGTGCGTCGCGAGGAATTTCTCTGTCAGAGTTAGCAGGCCACCCGCTGTGGTGGACCGGGCCGGTTTGGTTATCACCATACGATGAATTAGatgcgaaattatttcatcaCGAAATTCCTCGAACACATGAGGAAAAACGACCTGCTAGG gaaATTAaggctattaaaaataaacaaacaTTACGACAAAGTGCATTATTTAAACTAAATCCGTTTTTTGACAAAGATGGGATACTTCGAGTAGAAGGCCGATTGCAACACTcgccaattaattacaaccAAAAGCATCCGATAATTCTCAGCAAGGAGTCAcattttgcgaaattaataattgataagtGCCATCGTATGACGCTGCACGGCGGAGTGCAGTTAACCTTAGCTACGATAAGGCAAAGATACTGGATCTTAAGCGGACgccaaattattaaatcgttcaTACACAAATGCGCAAGGTGTATACGTTGGAAGGGAACAGCATGTTTCCCGCTTATGGGAAATTTGCCTCATGCGAGAACTTCTCCGTTACCGCCATTCTTTAATACGGGTCTAGATTATGCAGGGCCTATTATGATGCGAACCTCAAAGGGCAGAGGCCAAAAGGCCTATAAGGGTTTTATTgctatttttgtttgtttctcTACGAGAGCCGTTCACATAGAAGCGGTTTCAGATTACACAACTGAAGCATTTCTAGCAGCCTTTAGACGATTTACCTCTAGACGCGGATTATGTGCACATCTTTATAGTGATCGCGGCACAAACTTTGTGGAGGCAGATGCGCAACtcagaaattttataaaacaaataacgCATAATTCCTTGATCAAAAATAGTCTAACCAATAAAGAGGTTTATTGGCATTTCAATCTTCCCAGTGAGCCGCACTTTGGAGGTCTTTGGGAAGCCGCTGTAAAATCTGCGAAATTTCATATTCATCGGGTAATCGGCGAAGCGACACTGACGTATGAAGAACTAGCGACTTTCCTAACGCAGGTAGAAGCATGCCTAAACTCGAGACCTTTACTTCCGGTCTCCGATGACCCCGAAGATTTCGAAGCACTTACGCCGGGCCATTTCTTAATAGGGCAACCTTTAAATGCTGTACCCGAGCCCTCGTTACAAGAAATACCTGAAAATCGGCTAAAACGATGGCAACTCACACAAAAAATGCGGGACCACTTTTGGCAACGGTGGTCCAATGAGTATATTCCGACGcttaatataagaaataaatggCCTGTTGCGAcgaaaaacttaaaaattaacactCTATGTTTAATTCGTGGGGAGAGCACTGCACCTTCGAAGTGGCCCCTTGGGCGTATTATTGCTATCCACCCTGGAGCTGACGGTCAAGTTCGCGTGGTAACCGTTAAAACTGCAACATCCACTTATACGCGACCCGTAGTTAAAATCATCCCATTGTTTGCTGAGGATGAAATAAATCATGTTTCTGGTGCAACCGAAACATGA
- the LOC139106675 gene encoding uncharacterized protein: MAGRLGLFVDKWKGLTSDQTVLEAVQGYRLPFVSLPPPRTFLKEREFSKSEQGFCQKEVERLLHKNAPPHFKLEDWRTVIRLMLPEYYMATIDLEDAYLQVPIHEDHRKFLRFQLRGTTYEYNVLPFGLSTAPFIFTKVMRPVLSYLRQKGLYLVIYLDDFLLLGSSLEECQTNVSISINLLSSLGFCVNYKKSQLIPSTTCKYLGFVFDSCKQSISIPMQRRERLLRVIPDMALRSECSLRDFASMIGSLISICPAVQYGLLYTKMFERAKFLALRDCDDNYSARMKIPSHLCSDFNWWIRTLSKPDLSNTIRSGHFVREIFSDASLNGWGAAYGVSKAHGWWSEEDRRLHINALELKAAFNAILCFACDLSDCNLLLRIDNTTAIAYINKFGSIQFPHLSEISRQIWQWCEKRNIYLFASYIASIDNYVADAESRITDPDTEWSLSSRAFQRIDNQFGPFDLDIFASVLNTKCEAYVSWFLDPGSFSESSHIVEVAFPGGRNCIREAFRFCLTPSAAIPTIMNSLSEATVRQYTRPLRLWWNFCQQRQVPLFLPSFTQLLEFLALEAGSVSSYSSLNTMRSAISLISINEIGQNPALKRFCRGFASIRPPRPKYDVTWDPAPVIEKLGLIYPYEGHPLNTVVKKLVLLLALATGQRVQTIAALRLSQITIDGQLTVQVPDRIKTTAPDRYQPSFSFSRFNDHEELCVVRILEHYIERTRDLRPLGCDSLFISCNKPFKAVTLQTISRWIRQALKNCDIDISIFSAHSTRHASTSLAARKGVAVEVIKKAAGWTGGSRVFARFYNRPVVNPEEFSNAVLLP, translated from the exons ATGGCTGGTCGTCTAGGTCTTTTCGTAGACAAATGGAAGGGTCTCACAAGTGACCAGACTGTTTTAGAGGCAGTGCAAGGATATCGCCTGCCTTTCGTCTCGCTTCCACCGCCTAGAACTTTTTTGAAGGAGAGGGAATTTTCTAAGTCAGAGCAGGGTTTTTGTCAAAAAGAGGTTGAACGCCTTCTACATAAGAATGCT CCTCCACACTTTAAACTGGAGGACTGGCGTACAGTTATTCGCCTTATGCTACCAGAGTATTATATGGCCACTATTGATCTTGAGGATGCCTATCTTCAGGTGCCCATACATGAGGATCATAGAAAGTTCCTCCGTTTTCAGCTGCGCGGGACAACGTACGAATATAATGTTTTACCCTTCGGCTTGTCAACtgctccttttatttttaccaagGTTATGCGTCCTGTTCTTTCTTATCTGCGCCAAAAGGGTCTctatttagttatttatttagatgATTTTCTTTTGCTTGGCTCATCTCTTGAAGAATGTCAGACCAACGTTAGCATCTCTATTAACCTTCTCTCATCTTTAGGCTTCTGTGTTAATTATAAGAAATCTCAGTTAATTCCATCAACTACCTGTAAATATCTAGGCTTTGTTTTTGATTCTTGCAAGCAATCTATTTCAATTCCTATGCAACGTCGAGAGAGGTTACTAAGAGTTATACCTGACATGGCCCTTAGGTCGGAATGCTCTTTGAGAGATTTTGCCAGCATGATCGGATCTCTAATTTCGATTTGTCCGGCCGTTCAGTACGGTTTGTTATATACAAAGATGTTCGAACGCGCAAAGTTTCTAGCCTTGCGTGATTGCGATGACAACTACTCTGCTCGCATGAAAATTCCCTCTCATCTTTGTTCAGACTTTAATTGGTGGATCAGAACTTTATCTAAGCCTGACCTCTCAAATACAATTCGCTCGGGACATTTCGTTAGAGAAATTTTTTCCGATGCTTCTCTCAACGGTTGGGGTGCTGCGTATGGAGTATCAAAAGCACACGGGTGGTGGTCCGAGGAAGACAGACGTTTGCATATTAATGCGTTAGAGCTCAAGGCCGCATTCAACGCCATTCTTTGCTTCGCGTGTGACCTCAGTGACTGTAATCTTTTGCTTCGCATAGATAATACCACTGCAATAGCGTACATCAATAAATTTGGTTCTATTCAATTCCCCCATCTGTCCGAAATTTCTCGACAGATTTGGCAGTGGTGTGAAAAGCGCAATATTTACTTGTTTGCGTCTTATATTGCGTCAATAGACAATTATGTTGCTGATGCTGAATCAAGGATTACAGATCCTGATACGGAATGGTCTCTATCGTCTAGGGCTTTTCAAAGAATAGATAACCAGTTTGGTCCCTTTGATCTGGACATTTTCGCTTCTGTACTTAATACTAAGTGCGAAGCTTATGTTTCATGGTTTCTGGATCCGGGATCTTTTTCA GAGTCATCACACATCGTGGAGGTCGCTTTCCCTGGCGGCCGGAATTGTATCCGGGAGGCTTTTAGATTTTGTCTAACTCCGTCTGCAGCCATACCTACCATAATGAACTCTTTGTCCGAGGCGACCGTGAGACAATACACGCGCCCCCTGCGTCTCTGGTGGAATTTTTGCCAGCAACGTCAAGTACCACTGTTTTTGCCGTCATTTACACAGTTACTGGAATTTCTGGCCTTGGAAGCAGGGTCTGTTTCATCCTACTCGTCTTTAAATACGATGAGGTCCGCAATCTCCTTAATCTCAATTAATGAGATTGGCCAAAATCCTGCGCTGAAACGTTTCTGCCGAGGCTTCGCATCAATCAGACCTCCCAGGCCAAAATATGATGTCACGTGGGATCCGGCTCCGGTTATCGAGAAGCTGGGCCTTATTTATCCCTACGAGGGTCATCCGCTTAATACAGTGGTAAAGAAGCTGGTGCTTCTTCTCGCCTTGGCCACGGGACAAAGAGTCCAGACTATCGCAGCCTTGAGGCTGTCTCAAATAACAATAGATGGGCAATTAACCGTGCAAGTTCCTGACCGGATTAAAACAACAGCCCCCGACCGCTATCAGCcatcattttctttctctcgctttaaCGACCATGAAGAGCTCTGTGTAGTCCGCATATTAGAGCATTATATAGAGAGAACTAGGGACCTCCGCCCTCTCGGTTGCGATTCTCTGTTCATCTCTTGCAATAAACCTTTTAAAGCCGTTACTTTACAAACTATCAGCCGTTGGATTCGGCaggctttaaaaaattgtgataTTGACATATCAATATTCTCAGCGCATAGTACGCGCCATGCGTCCACTTCACTAGCTGCAAGGAAAGGTGTCGCAGTCGAAGTCATTAAGAAAGCAGCGGGCTGGACGGGTGGCTCCCGAGTTTTTGCTAGATTCTATAATAGACCAGTTGTTAATCCAGAGGAGTTTAGCAATGCAGTCCTTttgccttaa